One region of Metallosphaera sedula DSM 5348 genomic DNA includes:
- a CDS encoding antitoxin VapB family protein, whose translation MKIVVIEDDVYRKLVEIKGDKSFSEIIENLIEELKVARNKRLMKFFGILKEDEAKQLEEDVRSVREEF comes from the coding sequence ATGAAGATCGTTGTTATAGAGGACGATGTTTACAGGAAACTTGTGGAGATAAAAGGAGACAAGAGCTTTAGTGAAATTATAGAGAACTTGATTGAAGAATTGAAAGTGGCTAGAAATAAGAGACTAATGAAGTTTTTTGGTATATTGAAGGAAGATGAGGCCAAACAGTTAGAGGAAGATGTTAGGAGTGTCAGGGAAGAGTTTTAA
- a CDS encoding MFS transporter, producing MQRDVFLLMISRVARSFAAGLLAVIVGLYYVHVLHLSLLQVGILFGVGAFVTPLLTLILGFYSDRYGRKKILLITLSFLPLSVLILLLTSNFFLLMLSSALGGFGIAGGLVGGGVGASVAPMQTALLTEKVKPEERTKIFSWFTIISSYAGSAGALLANGSSYEELFIISLLVSGLSALAVIPVKENFKPRRKEEPKAASKDNDVIKKFTLTGILNGVSQGLIVPFIPIIFSEVYGLSQGFIGDLVSLGGVISASAMLATPALTERLGFVRLIIITRTISAVMVLLFPFLGVWYLASIDYVLFTPLRVIALPAQQALMMNLVGEGRRATATGANQAGRLIPAAASTSLSGYIMHALSFAIPFEAAFVATIVNSFLYFKFFRGVDKAVAGKVVLSEG from the coding sequence ATGCAAAGGGACGTCTTTTTATTAATGATCTCGAGGGTTGCAAGGAGCTTCGCAGCGGGTCTTCTTGCTGTCATTGTGGGGTTGTATTACGTTCATGTACTTCACTTGTCGCTTCTCCAGGTAGGAATACTGTTTGGCGTTGGGGCGTTCGTCACCCCCCTCCTCACGTTGATCCTGGGATTCTACTCCGATAGGTATGGAAGAAAGAAAATATTGCTCATTACCCTCTCTTTCCTTCCCTTGTCCGTGTTGATTCTGCTCCTCACATCCAACTTCTTTCTACTCATGTTGTCCTCAGCCCTTGGCGGTTTCGGGATAGCGGGAGGTTTAGTCGGAGGAGGTGTAGGTGCAAGCGTCGCCCCCATGCAAACTGCCCTCCTCACCGAGAAGGTGAAGCCTGAGGAGAGAACGAAGATTTTTTCGTGGTTCACAATAATCTCCAGTTACGCAGGTTCCGCTGGAGCACTCCTGGCGAACGGTTCGAGTTACGAGGAGTTATTTATCATTTCTCTTCTAGTGTCGGGTCTCTCAGCCCTCGCGGTTATCCCTGTGAAGGAGAACTTCAAGCCGAGAAGGAAGGAGGAACCTAAGGCCGCAAGTAAAGATAACGATGTTATTAAGAAGTTTACCCTCACTGGGATTCTGAACGGGGTATCACAGGGGCTCATAGTCCCATTCATACCCATCATCTTTAGTGAGGTATACGGTCTATCACAGGGCTTCATTGGAGATCTCGTATCCCTGGGAGGGGTTATATCTGCGAGCGCCATGCTTGCCACTCCCGCGTTAACGGAGAGGCTGGGATTCGTGAGATTAATCATAATCACAAGGACAATATCTGCGGTCATGGTACTTCTTTTCCCCTTCCTTGGAGTGTGGTACCTTGCCTCCATAGACTATGTTCTGTTTACCCCACTTAGGGTTATAGCACTACCAGCCCAGCAGGCATTAATGATGAACCTGGTGGGAGAGGGTAGGAGGGCGACTGCCACAGGAGCTAATCAAGCTGGTAGACTCATACCCGCAGCTGCGTCAACTTCTCTCTCAGGCTACATAATGCATGCTCTCTCGTTTGCCATACCCTTCGAGGCGGCCTTTGTTGCCACAATTGTGAACTCGTTTCTCTATTTTAAGTTCTTCAGGGGTGTAGATAAGGCGGTAGCCGGGAAAGTCGTACTGTCGGAGGGATAG
- a CDS encoding ABC transporter ATP-binding protein gives MILAENLTKVYGKRPVLDSLSFRVEKGSITGFIGPNGAGKTTTIKIVTGLLKRTSGKVEVMGMDPWNNPRIYEKVAIIFTSIYHPQEVKVKEYLHDVGRVYERDPRDLIEEFGLTPHLDKRLSQLSSGLAQRVQLVSALIRDPDLIVADEPTANLDPKARLEFYDVVGRLHRKGVTFFISSHILSELEKVITHVVFINRGRVTFSGTINQALKVEEGEIYLLVDDPERALQVLGKGVLEGGYIKVFGNLREVVDLLDEHGINVITVRRSSLDEAFKRFSNI, from the coding sequence ATGATACTTGCAGAGAACCTCACAAAGGTGTACGGGAAGAGGCCAGTTCTAGACTCGCTTAGCTTCCGCGTGGAGAAGGGTTCCATCACAGGGTTCATTGGCCCCAACGGAGCAGGGAAGACTACCACGATCAAGATAGTCACGGGGTTACTTAAGAGGACCTCAGGGAAAGTGGAGGTCATGGGAATGGATCCCTGGAACAACCCTAGGATCTACGAGAAGGTTGCAATCATCTTCACAAGTATATACCACCCCCAAGAGGTCAAGGTAAAGGAATATCTCCACGACGTGGGGAGAGTATACGAAAGGGATCCCAGGGACCTCATCGAGGAGTTTGGCCTAACTCCTCATCTGGACAAGAGGCTCTCCCAGCTCTCCTCAGGGCTGGCACAGAGGGTCCAGTTGGTCTCAGCACTCATAAGGGATCCAGATCTGATCGTCGCCGACGAACCGACGGCCAACTTGGATCCCAAGGCAAGACTCGAGTTCTATGACGTAGTCGGGAGACTTCACCGCAAGGGAGTGACCTTCTTCATTTCCTCCCACATCCTTTCTGAGCTCGAGAAAGTGATAACTCACGTGGTGTTCATCAATAGGGGAAGGGTCACCTTTTCGGGTACAATAAATCAAGCCCTCAAGGTCGAGGAGGGTGAGATCTACCTCCTCGTTGATGACCCGGAGAGGGCACTCCAAGTTCTCGGAAAGGGCGTGCTAGAGGGAGGCTACATAAAGGTGTTCGGGAACCTTCGTGAGGTCGTGGACCTCTTGGACGAGCATGGCATCAACGTGATCACTGTGAGGAGGTCGTCTCTAGATGAGGCATTCAAGAGGTTTTCAAATATTTAG
- a CDS encoding alpha/beta hydrolase encodes MPLHPEVKKLLSQLPPQDFSRNVQELRKAWDLAFSGRRESLERVEDLEIPTRDARIRARVYTPSSKENLPVLVYYHGGGFVFGSVDSYDGLASLIAKESGIAVISVEYRLAPEHKFPTAVNDSWDALLWIAENGGKLGLDTSRLAVAGDSAGGNLSAVVSLLDRDQGKGLVSYQVLIYPAVNMVDNSPSVREYGEGYFLTRSMMNWFGTMYFSSGREAVSPYASPALADLHNLPPSLVITAEYDPLRDQGETYSHSLNEAGNVSTLVRYQGMIHGFLSFYEWITAGKLAIHHIAGVLRSVL; translated from the coding sequence ATGCCCCTACATCCAGAGGTAAAGAAATTACTTTCCCAGCTACCTCCCCAGGACTTCTCCAGAAACGTGCAGGAGCTGAGGAAGGCCTGGGATTTAGCCTTCTCAGGGAGGAGGGAGAGCCTGGAGAGGGTTGAGGACCTTGAGATACCCACTAGGGACGCACGAATCAGGGCCAGGGTCTACACCCCCTCAAGTAAGGAAAACTTACCCGTCCTTGTTTACTATCACGGCGGTGGCTTCGTGTTCGGTAGCGTTGACAGCTACGACGGCCTCGCATCCCTTATTGCCAAGGAATCTGGGATTGCGGTTATCTCCGTGGAGTATAGGCTCGCCCCTGAGCACAAGTTCCCCACCGCAGTCAACGACTCGTGGGATGCGCTTCTCTGGATCGCGGAGAACGGAGGCAAGCTGGGGCTCGACACCTCGAGACTTGCCGTGGCTGGGGATAGTGCTGGAGGAAACCTGTCTGCCGTGGTGTCCCTCCTGGACAGGGACCAGGGTAAGGGACTGGTTAGTTATCAGGTCCTAATCTACCCAGCAGTGAACATGGTCGATAACTCCCCATCCGTCAGGGAGTACGGCGAGGGATACTTCCTCACCAGGTCCATGATGAACTGGTTCGGGACCATGTACTTCTCCTCTGGAAGGGAAGCGGTATCCCCCTACGCCTCTCCAGCCTTGGCTGACCTACATAACCTCCCACCCTCACTGGTGATCACTGCAGAGTATGATCCCCTAAGGGATCAGGGAGAGACCTACTCTCACTCCCTAAACGAGGCTGGAAACGTATCAACCTTGGTTAGATATCAAGGAATGATTCACGGCTTCCTGTCCTTCTACGAGTGGATAACTGCCGGTAAACTAGCCATTCACCACATTGCTGGGGTTCTGAGATCTGTCCTTTAG